The DNA region AGGAGAACTTAGGAACAGTAGATGTAGACATTGAGGCGGCCCACGAGATGATGGCAGAGGATGAGCCCATGTTACCAGAGCCAGATCTGGAGGAATCTCAGCAAGGTAACATCATACTTACATGTTAGGTGGTCATAGGTTAGATTAAATCTAGTAATTgattaagatgctccaccgctgacagagcataaatgatatttatcacttaaacaataattggtgtttaatcgtgtatatataggtctaattaacacaaaaaataataaaataaaatagtttattttgcctttggtgcatgcccaatcagtacttcattccatataggatatagtgctacggaatttttgcgggatgcaattaattattttttgtaattttaacttgaaataaagttagaagctcagacttttcaattgtggtaataatgtaaagtaagtaacttttgtaaccgaagaaaaattctaatttgtctgctcctgtgttttatagtgaaaaaataccatttgtcagcggtggagcatctttaatgttttcaCCACTCTCAATCTCTCTATCCATGTAATGATAAGTACATCTGTTATTAACCTTTCTCACACGAGATTTGTAATTACATTCATTTTGGAGTCCATAgaatactgttttcatataatttGTACTAATAAGTCAGTTAAGTTGAATTCTCCATGTTTTCAGCTAAGCAGAGAAAGATTCGGTTTGCCGATGATGATACCAGGGATCCCGACGAGGAGGAAAAAGACACAAGGTTAAAGTTTGGTTTACAGAAAAAGTCTGGGGTGACTCCGTTACAGGCGATGATGTTAAAGATGGCAGGACAGCCAGGTCCCAAGGGTGTCGAGGTCCCACCGGTTACAGAGGAGGAGGATAGCAGGAGTACCAGGTCTCGGGACAGAGATAGAGACCGTGACCGGGACAGAGATCGAGATAGAGACCGCGACAGAGACAGGGACCGTGACAGAGATCGGGATAGGGATAAagatagagagagagacagagatAGAGACAGAGACCGTGATAGGGATCGTGACAGAGACCGGGACAGAGAAAGAAGTCGAGATAGAGACAGAGAAAGGGACAGAGATTGGGACAGGGACAGAAGGGTGAGTCATTCCATCATCTTGATGTGTTGTCATTTGGTGATGACACTCATGAAAACTAAACAATATCACTGTCTGTTTAATTAAATCTAATTAATATCATACAATTTTGTGTAATCTTGTTTCTAATCATTAGAGTGAAAGACGAGAAGAAAAGAAGGAGGAAGAAGAGAAGAAGAAAGCTGTGGCAAATCTGCCTGATGGTCCTCCTGGAGATGAGACGGCTCAGCAGGCTTCCTCTAGCAGACTAGTTCCTCCAGGTCCCCCTCCTGGTGCACCCCCAGGCCTCCCTCCAGGTGTACCTCCAGGTCAGACAGTTATCATTTCTAAAGGCCAAGTATGATTAACGTTTGAAAAACAAAACTGCAGATATCACAAagttatttcattttctatgttaATTGCcaaatttttaattgatattccAAACAATTTTGTGTTCAAGTTTATTAAGAATTCAAGTAAGAAGTATGAGCTATCTGTATACAAATTAGGTTCAATGAATGGTTCTACACATATTGTTTCATTAAATCATACAATTATTTTGTTTCCTGACTCAGGTCCCCCTCCTGGTGCCCCTCCAATGATGTTCAGACCCCCCATGTTGCGAGGAGGACCTCCAGGAGCACCCCCCAGGATGATGCCCCCTGGTCCTCCCCCAGGACGCCCCCAGGGTTTACCTCCAGGCCCACCTCCAGGTTTACCACCAAATATCAGACTGCCCCCTCGACTACCCCCAGGACCaccaggtaattatatatactatatactggCTATAAACCATTTACATACAGCACTGAATGGTATGCTATGTGCAGCAAAAGAAATCTAACTCCAACTCAGTTTTATGAATATGAGGCCTTCTGTTAAAAGAAATTTGagtttaaatattgataataatgtcTGCTATTGATTGTTGTATGAAGGTTATGATTATTGATTTGTGAGAATGTGAAGTAGTAAAATTAGGATTAGCTTTAGTATGATTCTTTTTAACtggatttattttaaaatgttcaaatttatcaattttgatgcaTTTTACAGAATAATTAATAACCAAGTCTTCTTCACAAATTTCCTAGTTTGTGAGTTTTTCTTTCACAATTTTATCATTGTCTGCCATTTGCCTTCCAGGTGTAATGCCACCGCGATTAATGCGGCCACCAGGTGGGCCACCCAGTGTACTTCCTCCAGGTTTACCTCCCCCTGGTGGAGCCTCTCAGAATCCTAATGTGCTCAGTGCGCCACCTAGTATCATGAAACTTCCTCAGAAAGCTAGCGGGGATGACAAGAAAAACACAGCAACCATCGAGGCCAAGCCACAGATCAAGAATGTGATGGGAGATGTTACAAGATTCACACCAACAGCTCTCAAAGTCAAACGAGAAATCAGAGATGCCAAGGGACGGGTCAAACCCACAGGTAACTTTTACTTCTTTATTTGGGCGTATTTTCTACTGATTTATGTCAGTTGAAGATTGGAAATATAAGTGATAGGGAAACATTGAGGATTTAATTTAAAGTAAGACACTACCCATTACTTGTTATTTGCATTTAAAattggttatctcccttcagcAGAAGATTTTTCTAATGCAAATTTTTGATACTCCCTGTTTCATTGTCCAAACATAAGTGTATAATGATAAACTGGTTATTTGACAGGAAAAGAAGAGGAGAAGAGGTTATTAGGCTTAGCTCCTGTAGCTGCCCCGGCATCTGTAGCAGCTCAAACCAAGACCAAGGATGACGCCTACGATCAGTTCATGAAGGAAATGGAGGACCTTTTCTGATCACCACCATAACTATCGGGGTGAGTAGATCTTACATCATTATCACCCGtacaacacaaatacatgtcattATCACCCGtacaacacaaatacatgtcattATAACACTtacaacacaaatacatgtcattATAACCCTtacaacacaaatacatgtcattATAACCCTtacaacacaaatacatgtcattATAACCCTtacaacacaaatacatgtcattATAACCCTtacaac from Argopecten irradians isolate NY chromosome 5, Ai_NY, whole genome shotgun sequence includes:
- the LOC138323175 gene encoding WW domain-binding protein 11-like, with the protein product MGRRSINTTKSGKYMNPTDQARKEARKKELKKNKKQRMMVRQAVLKGKDPLKLLQEMEMIDKMEYNPIEAPKLNEKVLKDKRKKLKETFQRVMKLYEKENPDFARDLRKSENDYEKKRMQLQVYFEQVKNAERVQLDQIPLPDIPQHSTIPSLIPLPNEIPIPSLDDIKQPHGILKKSSAYGQREVTAMEIEVARRRKPAGPPPGPPPELSDSEDEEYDPAKDIEENLGTVDVDIEAAHEMMAEDEPMLPEPDLEESQQAKQRKIRFADDDTRDPDEEEKDTRLKFGLQKKSGVTPLQAMMLKMAGQPGPKGVEVPPVTEEEDSRSTRSRDRDRDRDRDRDRDRDRDRDRDRDRDRDRDKDRERDRDRDRDRDRDRDRDRDRERSRDRDRERDRDWDRDRRSERREEKKEEEEKKKAVANLPDGPPGDETAQQASSSRLVPPGPPPGAPPGLPPGVPPGPPPGAPPMMFRPPMLRGGPPGAPPRMMPPGPPPGRPQGLPPGPPPGLPPNIRLPPRLPPGPPGVMPPRLMRPPGGPPSVLPPGLPPPGGASQNPNVLSAPPSIMKLPQKASGDDKKNTATIEAKPQIKNVMGDVTRFTPTALKVKREIRDAKGRVKPTGKEEEKRLLGLAPVAAPASVAAQTKTKDDAYDQFMKEMEDLF